The proteins below come from a single Pontibaca methylaminivorans genomic window:
- the rpmB gene encoding 50S ribosomal protein L28, whose protein sequence is MSRRCELTGKGPMTGNNVSHANNKTRRRFLPNLTDVTLQSETLGRGVRLRISAAALRSVDHRGGLDKFLAKARDEELSPRALRVKKEIARAAAPA, encoded by the coding sequence ATGTCGCGCCGTTGCGAACTGACCGGAAAAGGGCCGATGACCGGCAACAATGTCAGCCATGCCAACAACAAGACGAGGCGTCGTTTCCTGCCGAACCTGACCGATGTCACGTTGCAGTCGGAAACGCTCGGGCGCGGGGTCCGGCTGCGGATCAGCGCGGCGGCGCTGCGCAGCGTCGATCATCGCGGCGGGCTCGACAAGTTCCTGGCCAAGGCGCGTGACGAGGAGCTTTCGCCGAGGGCGCTCCGGGTCAAGAAGGAAATCGCCCGCGCCGCCGCCCCGGCCTGA